A genomic window from Lotus japonicus ecotype B-129 chromosome 1, LjGifu_v1.2 includes:
- the LOC130728236 gene encoding LIM domain-containing protein PLIM2b-like has protein sequence MSFTGTLDKCAACDKTVYVVDLLTLEGVPYHKSCFKCSHCKGNLTMSTYSSMDGVLYCKTHFEQLFKESGNFSKNFQAKSTEKQNELLNRTPSRLSSMFSGTLDKCAVCSKTVYPLEKMSLEGECYHKNCFRCARAGCHLTHSSYAALDGVLYCKHHFQQLFMEKGTYSHVLEACNANKKNATPPPEPADDQEPSSEPAEPPKEPTEEEEKPET, from the exons atGTCATTTACAGGAACTCTTGATAAATGCGCGGCTTGTGATAAGACTGTTTATGTGGTTGACTTGTTAACTCTTGAAGGTGTACCTTACCATAAAAGCTGCTTCAAATGCAGTCACTGCAAGGGAAATCTTACT ATGAGCACCTATTCCTCAATGGATGGTGTCCTCTATTGCAAGACACACTTTGAACAGCTTTTCAAGGAATCTGGCAACTTTAGCAAGAACTTTCAAG CAAAGTCAACTGAAAAACAAAATGAGCTGCTG AATAGGACCCCAAGCAGACTCTCCTCGATGTTCAGTGGAACCCTAGACAAATGTGCAGTTTGCTCAAAAACAGTCTATCCCCTGGAAAAG ATGTCATTAGAAGGAGAATGCTACCACAAGAATTGCTTTAGATGTGCTCGTGCAGGTTGCCACCTCACACATTCCTCCTATGCTGCTTTGGATGGTGTCCTCTACTGCAAGCACCATTTCCAACAGCTTTTCATGGAGAAAGGGACCTACAGCCATGTGCTTGAGGCTTGTAATGCCAACAAGAAGAATGCCACTCCACCTCCTGAACCTGCTGATGATCAAGAGCCATCATCAGAGCCTGCAGAACCACCTAAGGAACCCacagaagaggaagaaaagcCTGAAACATAA